TACGACCTCTTCTGCATCTCCCTCGTCACCAAGCTGCTCGGCCGCATCTACTACTACCGCGAGGGCGCCGACGCGCCCGGCTCGCTCCCGCCCAacgtcgccgccgccgtcaacGGCGTCGCCTTCTGCGGCACGCTCTCCGGCCAGCTCTTCTTCGGCTGGCTCGGCGACCGCATGGGCCGCAAGCGCGTCTACGGCATGACGCTCATGTGCATGGTGCTCTGCTCCATCGCCTCCGGCCTCTCCTTCGGCTCCACCCCCGGTTCCGTCATGGCCACGCTCTGCTTCTTCCGCTTCTGGCTCGGCTTCGGCATCGGCGGCGACTACCCGCTCTCCGCCACCATCATGTCCGAGTACGCCAACAAGAAGACGAGGGGCGCGTTCATCGCCGCCGTCTTCGCCATGCAGGGCTTCGGCATCCTCACCGGCGGCGTCGTCACGCTCATCGTCTCCGCCGCGTTCCGCGCCGCCTTCCACACGCCCGCCTACCAGGACGCCCCCCTCGCCTCCACGCCGCCGCAGGCCGACTTCGTGTGGCGCTTCATCCTCATGTTCGGCGCCGTCCCGGCCCTCATGACCTACTACTGGCGGATGAAGATGCCCGAGACGGCGCGCTACACGGCGCTCGTCGCCAAGAACGCCAAGCAGGCCGCGGCCGACATGTCCAAGGTGCTCCAGGTGGACATCGGCGCCGAGGAAGAGGACCCCAAGGCCAACGACGGCGGCGCCGGAGCCGCCGACGACCGCAACTCGTTCGGGCTCTTCTCGGGCGAGTTCCTGCGCCGGCACGGGCTCCACCTCCTCGGCACGGCCACCTGCTGGTTCCTGCTGGACATCGCCTTCTACTCGCAGAACCTGTTCCAGAAGGACATTTTCACGGCGATCAACTGGATCCCCAAGGCCAAGACGATGAGCGCCCTCGAGGAGGTGCATCGCATCGCGCGCGCGCAGACGCTCATCGCGCTCTGCGGCACGGTGCCGGGCTACTGGTTCACGGTGGCGCTGATCGACCGGATCGGGCGGTTCTGGATCCAGCTGGGCGGCTTCTTCTTCATGGCGGTGTTCATGCTGGGGCTCGCCTTCCCGTACCACCACTGGACGACGCCGGGGAACCACATCGGGTTCGTGGTGCTGTACGGGCTCACCTTCTTCTTCGCCAACTTCGGGCCCAACTCCACCACCTTCATCGTTCCTGCCGAGATCTTCCCGGCGAGGCTCCGGTCGACGTGCCACGGCATCTCGGCGGCGGCCGGGAAGCTGGGCGCCATCGTGGGGTCGTTCGGGTTCCTGTACCTGGCGCAGAACCAGGACCCGGCCAAGGTGGACCACGGGTACAAGGCCGGCATCGGGGTGAGGAACTCGCTCTTCATCCTCGCCGCCTGCAACTTCCTCGGCATGGGCTTCACCTTCTGCGCGCCCGAGTCCAACGGCCTCTCGCTCGAGGAGCTCTCCCGCgagaacgaggaggaggcgccGGACGCCAGGACGGTGCCCGTGTGAGAAACACGTCGTCAGATAGTAGTATATTCTGCGAGCAGGTTTGGATGGATGTATGGATGTTTTTTATGGTCGGAGAGCGTTCAACTCAGGAGTCGAGTCGAGTCGAGTACAACAATAATTTATCTAATCTTGTGATGGGTCGAGTTGTCCAGGTTAATTAGGGCTGCTGCTCGAGTTATTAGCAGTAATATAGGTACGGTGTAATACCAAGTTAGAGAAGTGCATCGAAGAGGCAAAGCTTATATGTACGTGACGTGTGATTGAAAATTTTCATGCATTATAAGGGGTTTTGCATATTTTAATACTGCATATGCATAACCTACATATGGACTGAAATGACTGAACAAACACGCTGAAAAATGTTCAATTCGGGAAAAAAGAACAACTTATAACAGtgaacagttctaatagcatttacTTTCATGTGTGGCGGTATGAAAAGACTTTGCACCTCTTTGGTTGTTAAAAAAAAGGTAGCGGCACATGTTAACGGATCACGGGTTTCACTTGGTGACGGTCGGTCGGTCGATCGATGACGAAGGAACGGGATGCATGGCGCGCCCGAGAGGTGCAAACGAGGATCTGGATGGATCGGAGCAGCTTCCTTCCCTGCTTCCTTGCTTCGTTTCCACACTTGGTCGACTCGTGACGGCGATGTTAGGCTGTTGATGACAAGTACCGGTTGGCCATGCGGAGACTTGTTAGGAGTCGTACGTAGTACCACCATGAGACCGTGAGAGGAGAGCCGAGAGCAGACGTGCATGTGCTAGCTTCCAGCTGATCCGTCACCTTCTTCTTCTCCAGTTCTTGGTTTCACATATGGACCAGACGGGTCGACGGCGACGCTGCCTGCGCTCGTCGGCCTACCAAGGTTGAACAGCTTGATGGCTCGTCCGGCCCGCTAGGCACCAAGGGGACCTCGCTTTCTGCGCGATACATCGGCGATCGTCTGGTCGATGTGGATGCCGCCGCCGGCCGGTCAAGCTCACTGCTTGTACCGGTGCCGTGCATTTGCTTTCATTTCACTTGTCATTTGTCAAGCTGAGCTGGGTTCATGGATGACTGACCGGAGTGGTTCACTCACTGGTTGCCGCAGCTGCAGTTGGGCTACACGAGTACAAGTTCACTCTTCCATGTCCATCAACAAGTGTGAACCGCGGCAGCTAGTGCTACATGCAAAGAAGAGGCGCAAGAGAATCGGCAGCTGCGGTGGTCGACTTGCCACACTTGGTCAACTCCACGCTCATTATTCCCGTATTTTAAGCCCATCAGCTCAAGGTCACATGCATTGCATTCCTCGGGGTCTCCCCTCGTTTCCACGCATCGCATCACCTACTACTTCAACCAGGCCCCGCCTCTGACTCTTCTACTTTATACATATTCTTTGCTCTTACAGAAATGCAAAACCATTCACGACGTACAAGAAAAAAAAGCATGCTGGAAACCTGATCTTATCAAAAGATAAGAAAATTCTAGCGTCGATTTTAACATTGCGTATGGGCGGGTTTGGTTGCCCGCATGGAGCCCGCGCAAAAAGGAAGATGCATGTTTGGTTGCCCTTTTCACTGTTGGGTCTGCATCGCACGCTTGTTAAAGCAGTCCAGAGGGTGGCTTGCTGGAAAAGCTCGAATCGACAGTTTCTCGCGAGCCAGGCTGAGGCAAGCGCTAGCGAGCGGCCCTTGCACGAGTGGAGACGGGAGAGATGCTAGGTGATTACTCAAGGTCTTTTTCAACCTCCATTAAGCTTCTATTTAATCTCCTCTCTCTGATCTCTTCGATTCGAGGTAAGCtctacacgaaaaagatgcacTTCGATGCTACGCTTCCATTCAGGCGATCGGTTCGTAGTTTCGTCGGCCGTAAGTTTTTAATCTTGTGTTCCCGTTTGAAACTATTTTGGACGAATTTTGTCAGATTCGTCgcgcacaatcgatcatttgaatttTTCTTTGACCATCAGCCTAATCTCGCAGTCCCTCACAACATTCGTGTTGTATGTTTTTGGTTTCAACAATCGTAGTTGCATCTCTCTTTGAACAACAGTCTACTTCACTGACGCCGTCATGTCGAGCTCCTCTGTCCTTTACTCAGAGCTCTCCTATTCGTTCCTCTCGACGCCGAAACTCTTCCCCTTGATCTCCTTGCCCAtgtcctactacactagagtcgtTTCCGGCGTCGCTCATCTCAGCCTACTCTCTGTCGTCATCCTATTGCACTGACGCCGCAATGGCGCGCACACTGCTTTCTTGTGTCCTCTGCCTTCGTGCACACTGCAGTTCGCCGCGCTGCCGACGGGGTCGATCATCTTgtcctcctctctctcgccctactGCACTGGAGTCGTTCCCGGCGTCGAtcatctcggcctcctctctcgtccacTGCACTGACGGTACCATGGGGCGAGCACTGCATTCTACTCCTCTATCCACTGTCTTTGCGCGAGCACTACAACTAGTTTGCCGACGGTGTCGCCGACGGGGTCGCTCGTCCACGACTCCATGTTCGTCATGTCGGACACGGCGCCACAGCCACTATCCACCGCAGTCGCCATGGTCCGACACACACTGCATTTCTTCTCCCCCTTCCTCTACTAGCTCTTAATCCTGtgtgctaagtgcaagtgctagctcttaatcataccccatgcgggcaaccaaacaacgTGTAGTTGCATGTGCCGAGACAATGCAGGTAACCAAACAACATGCCAAAGTTGATCCCCTAATGCAGGAAGTCCatacaggcaaccaaacaactcacAGATGTCATAAGACTGTTTTTTCGGAGCCAGGCTGAGTGAAGTAGGGTATGCAACATAGTACTTTAGCacacggcaaccaaacacgccctatatGTATCCGTGGTGATAAGTACTTCGTCCGTACCAGTGCATCGGTCATCCTAGATTGTGCATCGCCGTGCTGTGAATCAAAGCATACACGTTCTAAATCTTTTATTGGTCGATTTCTTTGTTCGTGGGCAAGAAATAAGTAACGAGGTGCCACACACCTAAGCATTTTGGGATGATTTGGTTTTCATAATGTGTCCAATGCACCGGTACGGAGGAAGTAATAATTATTATTTCACCTTAATGCATTCTAGGATAACATCACCAAATCACACTTAATAATGCCGCTTCCACAGAAACAGAGGAATCTGTTGCTGAGCAAGATGATGGATTTGTGCGCACATCAATCTCTACATGCCAAACACAAAAGATTCTACTGTATATGACTATTATCAGTATCAGGGGAGCCTTCGTCCAAAGCATATGTATATATGATCCCAGGATGTAAAGTTCAACATCATTCCCCTAACACATCGCCTCACAATTTTTTACAGGCACAGCCGCACAAAACAGCTCCCCGGGTAATTTGGTTGCAGACAAGAAAAACTGTTGGTTGGTTGTATGTTGGCCTCTGGAGCAAGGCGCAGACTCTCTCAAGTGCTGGATAGGAGCCATACCACCAGTAAAAACAATCTAAGGGAAAAAGAACAAAACAATGGGGCTGAAGCAGCCGAGCGGGGCGGTTTCTCTCTAGACTGAATGAATCGATTGGCAGTTCAGCGACCCATCCTCATGGCGTCGAAGTCTAAGAATATCACCGATGTGTTGTCCTTCGTCCGCAGATTCCTGGCTTCACTAAGCACATGGTCTGCTACTCCGTCCGCTGAGATTTCTTGGCCCATGTTCCTCTCCTTATACTGCAAACGCAGGGCACAGTAAAACTAGCATCACAtgaccacacacacaaaaaaaaaaattGAGACTAAAATGAACAAATGCCGATTGATATCTTACATCGAGGACAAGCTGTGCTGCCTTTTTCGCGGTAATGACATCCCATAGGCCATCGCTGCAGCGGCACAAAGCATGTGAGGCAATGGACACATCGCATCAGTGATAATGAGCATTAGCAGATATGGGAATTTGTGTTACCTAGCGATAAGCGCAAAAGCTGAGCACGATTTCGAGATCTGAACTACTGGGCTCACATATGGTTCTTTACTGAACCTTGGATCTTGCTCTTTGAGAAACTTGTCTCCAAGCATCCTGCAAAGATTCAGTCCTGCAGAAATAAAGATAGGTAATTTGAGATCATTGTCGCTCAAGTCAGCATCACAATACAAGTAAAGGTAACATACCACATATACGGCTTTCGCCATCTTTCAGGGGATTCCCTAATTTCGCTATCCTCGCTCGTTCTGTTGTACTGACTACTCGATGATCCTCTGTCATCGCAATTGGTTTCCCGTCGACACTGACAGAGAGGTATACATATGATTATTGTGATACAGAGCTTGAGAAATAAAGACAAAAGCATGGCCCGCCCATGTATGTTTATGCTATCAATTCCTTAAAATAGAATGGAGGCATTAGTTGATTTTGAATTATAAAGGGTAGGGAAATGCAAGTTTCCCACATAACACGCGAATACTGATTTACTACTCAAGGAAAATGCTGAAATATTTTTTAGAGATGAATAGATGTTATTACTTCATAATACATGCCGAGTCACCTAGATTAGCGCACTGGGCAAAGCAATCTTTGTTCTGATCAAACCAAATAAGAAGGGCAGTTGCTGTACAACCCTGTAAAACATAGACAGACATGAGCCATGAAAGTTCATTGCATCAGATTCCCTAAATAAGGGGTAATTCAAGAAATCGTAAAGCGTATTTCTATGCCTTGTATGTATGTCCACTAATTAAAAAGCCCATTTAGAGCCTAGACATTGCCAACCAAAGTGTTTTAGTCAGATATTTGAAACTCATGAAATTGGTAAATCTTTACCCAGGGTCCAAGACTTTCTGAACCAAAGTGTATTTCTGCTACTGCTTTACTACTTACGGGGCTCACCAAGGACTTCCGGACCCAAAGTTGCTTTTTTGGTAGATATagagaaccaatatgaacatcaaaGGAAGGTTAAAAGATGGAAAACTAGATAGCATAATCAGATTGGCAAGATAGGCTCACAAGACAATTAGGATTCCTGAAAGTTTCATCAACCAACTACACCAAACAAATGTGTGGATAAACCTTGACTTCATTTTTTGCATCACATTCATAGACTAGCAAGCAATATGATTAATAGCAACATTGAAAATACTAAAATGCGGGCAAGAAAGCCAGAttaagagaaaaacctcatactgatGATTGAGTGCAGCTTCCGTCAAGTCAAATGCACACTTAAGAACATCAGAAGCATTGCCGCATGTGAGAACTCTTTCTATTGTTCCCTTCTGAGAAAGAATTTTCGCAACATTCTCTGGAAGTATCCTACACAACAAAGGCAGTCATCAGTTCAACATATAGGTCATCGTATCACCCCAAGTCAAGCATATGTTAAAGTAACTCGTACAGGAAAAAATAAATCATGTGGACTTCATCAAACGGATAGGCACAAATAATTTACCTGCTGGCAGCTTTTGCAGCCCCATCCCCTCCATGGCCATCAAAAATGGCAAACAGCCCAAACTGTAAAAATATTGGAATCAGAATGAATCCAACTCTTTCAAAAATTTATGACATTATTTCCATACCTGTTGAGCACCAGCAAGAGGATACTGGTAGCAGCTGACATCCTCCATGGGAAGTTTCTTTCCAGTTCGGCGGGTTATCATTGCATCAGATACCATACCAACTCCTACTGGCACTTGTTGATTTTGTAGTGAAATTTGAACCTAGTGAGGTAGCATTATTAGAAGATTATTTTCTGTACGAACATGGATTCAGCTAAATAGTCCGATAAATAAATGAATGATATGCTTAAATGATAGAGTTCAAATATGAtgaagatttttatttatttatttttttgcatcTGTAGGTTTCAATGTTATAGGCAAGCTTTTTCAACTGAATTGGTAACAAGAAATATAACTGAGCATGCTGACATATCTGAGTATGTGTATACCATGCCATTTCGAACAGGATATAGTTTGATTTATATGTGCACAAATGCACAGGAGATTCCTAGTGAGCAGAAGGATACAGTTTGAATTCTTTGTACATCAAAATATTGGAAGCCTGAACCACCATATGATTAACAATTGTGGGCCCATGGCCACTTGGCCAGTCAACGATTTTTCATGCTAATGATAACAAAAAAAGCAGCCAAGACTTACAGACACTTTTGATGAACTCCCAAGTGTTATAATATCACCATCAGCAAGTTCGGCAGGCGCACTCCAACGCCTAGAACCAACATCAGGATGGGTAACTGCCCGGGAATTCAAGAAGGTTCCATTCAAACTGCCCATATCCACAAGTTCCCATCTGAGTGTCTGCAATATAAGAGTAATGATTTACTGAATGGGAATGGAAGAAGGCCAGCTATATTCACATGTACATATACATTGTAATGATATGAATTGAATATATTGTTATTTATGAACCAAAGGGCACCCACTATAATCTATGATATTCCTTTGTATAATGTCAATCTGAAAATGCCCCACGAAATCATATTTACGGCCAACAGAAATGCCCTAAATATGTACTGCAGCATCAAGCTAAGAAGAATAACATCATAACTGACAACAGAAACGGCTGCTGCAAACTCCAGAAACAAGTAGTACAAAATGAAAATTAGAAGCACTAAGAGTTCCAGCAGAAGGAAGCAAACACTCAGGCAATTACATCCACAGATATCCCAATTTTCGAAATAATCTAGGGTTCGAATACAGTAGCATGCTGAAGGTGAAAAAGATGGGAAAGTATGTGAAACTTACATTTGGGTTCCAGTCAATCCGTGCATGCTTTCCTGACACCTCAGAATCCTTTAACACCAAATCGCTTTGAGGAATCCTTCCAAGAGTCATTGGGAGCATGGACATATTACCTGACTGCAGGTAGCGGTTTATTCCATGAGATGGGCCAGCTATGACCTCCAAGGCTAGGTGGCTTCCTGCACTCCTAGCAAATGATTATACATCATGAGCATATGCATGTATAATATTTGCAACATATGGACCACTAGGACATCCAGCTAATGAAAGGACGTTTTACCAACTGTGATATCCTTCACAGGAATGCCGCCGTTATTATTCTCTCCAGAGGCCCTTCTTGTGTGCTTTGCCTCAGATGCTCGCACACTTGCTTCTGCTGTACGCTTCAGCGTACTTCCCAGATGGAGCTCTTCCGGTGTACCATTTGTAACATCAATCACATGAACTTCTCCTACAAATTTAAATATATATTTACAAATTTATGATGATGGTTAGTAGAGAAGCTGAGTGCTCCAAAAAACACCACACAAAATCAAATGTGCCGCTTCTGTATAATACAATGATGAAAGACCCGAGTGTAAATATGTGCACCTTCAATAGGATGAGATTCAGTGGGATGAGTATGCGTCCTTGGTGAAGTGGTACTCCTATTTGTCCACATTGTAGACTCACCAGCATTATTGCTACCAAGGTTATTGCTTGGGCCCGAGTAGTCATCCAACTTGTCTGATATTAGAGGCCTGTTGATATCTTCGCCCTACAAGCAAACAGCAATCAGACTTACAACCTCCACCTTCCATCTGTGAAAACAAAAACATATTTGCTTTTTCCTATCCATTACACCCACTCTGATAATATATGCATATAGGGCCTGTTTGGATTCAGCCCCATCCAGCCGTACCAAATTATTGGCATGAACAAATGAAAGGCATGACCAAAATATTGATAAGTTGTGGCTGTTTGGTTTGCAGCCCATAGTACTTGCCAATTTTTTGGCAAAACATTGGCTTTCATTTGGTTTTAAGCCAAATGGCTTGCCAAATATATGGCAAATTTGATTGGCTTGTGTTTGGTTTGTCCATAATTCTGAATTTGCATGCCAGCCAATAAAACAACATATAGGTGTAAACCAACACTGATACAACTTAATTATTTTCTAGTTCAGACTAAACAAAAAAGGCATGATCTTAAAGAGTATAAAGACACCATAAGTTGCATGGAGTTACTTCGGTCTTCAGGAACATCATGCTAAACGTTGTGGAATATCAATAGCTAGCATCAATTATCAGCTACTCGACAGAACAGAATACATGTTTGCACCAGACAAAAGATATTCCACAAAATGTTGCTTactacaaaaaataaaataaaatagcccAGTCATGTTCATATTAGCTACTCCATGGAATCAGATCTGTGTGAACTACAAACACATAAGACATTGATTTGTTAAACACGCATCACATCTAGTACTAGTTACGCACAAGTGCATCTGCAGCTAAACGGACAAGAGTGAGGCAAATCACACCATTGGAAAAGGCAATCTGTATAGGGTTGGGGAGGATTCGGGTGCTGGGCTTTGGATGCAATGTGATTCCTTTGATTGAGGGTGGGGGAAGGAAGGCCGTCGGAGCAGCGCAGGTCGACGCCGGACCACTATGGCCGGTGGGACCTGCAGATCTGATGATGGTTTTCTGCTTGGGGCTTGTGGTGTGAGGGCGAGAAGAGGAAGTGGAAAGAGACAGGATAAGAGAGGAGACAGTGCTGAGGATTTGACTGCCAAATCTTTGGCGGGCAATTTCCACGCCCTCGCTTCGCCCATGGTTTGGCGAAAGTCAGGAGGGGCGAACCTGGTTTGAGCCAAAATTGACGTGGATCCAAACAACCTCCAAAATACGCCAATTTTGGCTCGCCCTGATATTGGTGTCCATCCAAATCAACAAGAAAGAGCCAACGTTTTTTTTCAAGTAAATAAACAGCATGTAATATTGAACAAAAACATAATATTCTACGCTCTTCACAAGGTAATGGGGGTTCATAGCCCTAGTACAAGGTGCTTGAGTGGATCAGAAGCTAGTTGTACTCATGCCCAACCATATGAGATGCAATGTATCATTCAAATCAACACGAAGATAATTCGATAAAGCATTTAGCTTGCTGAGGTAGAAGTGGCTGGTGACAAAAATGTCTACAGAAATAAACAGAATATGATAACAACAAAAAAGGTCTACTGAGGCAAGTAAAGGCCAATAATAATACATTGCGTTGAGAAGCATTGAGCAACGGCTGGTAGGTTTAGAGATGCAAGATGATCATCGTTCGTCCAATTGTGGCAGCTGAGCCGATAAATGTATCAGCGCGTTAGCTGGATAATCCCAATGGCAAAGGCTAATGATCCAATCAAACCTCGAAGTTGCTCAAATACCATGCCCTCCGAGCCACCACGGGCTAGTCTAGCGCGGGGAACAGGTTATTGCAGCATCAACACGGCCCCTCGTCCTCTGCAACCAATCTTTCCGAAATGTTCGACGCAACGCGACACCAAGAACGCCGCGACCGCCCCGCTATCCGGAGCCCTCGAAAAGCAAATCGCCGACCTAGCAGAGCCCCCCCTCGAACTAACCGCGCCATCGAGATTCCCCGCGCGCCCGGAAACGACGGGGGAAGCCGGCCGCCCCCCGCGACAGATCCGCGCCGTGATCGAGGGGAACGGGGGGGAGGGGAGATTTCCAGGGGTGGTGGGGGTCTGACCTGGGAGGAGGCGGAGGGCGGGAGCGCGGCGGGGGGCGCGCCCCGGCGCCAGCGGCGGCAGGCGTAGACGGCGAGGCCGAGGACGGCGAGCGTGGCGACGGCGGCCCCGCTGAGGACGAGGGGGGAAATGGCCATGGGCGggcggggaggccggtggcggtggCCGCGGACGGGGGCGTGGCGTCGTCGCTTTTTTTCCCCCTAATGTTTGCCCCCTTTTCACACGCAGGGGCCGCCTCTGCTTCCTTTCCGCGAGTTCCATCGGTTTTATGGTCTTTTTCACATGTTTTGCGTTTCGTGTCGAAGCCGGGGGATTCAGCAGAGATTATCcgacggtgatggtgatggtgatgccgTTTGTGCCAAAAATCAGCGGCAGATTTTCATTCTTGGGCCGTTATAATCGTGTAATAAACACCGTATCTAAAACATCTTAAGTTTATGAAGGGAGTATATCATGTTTAGATTTTATATTGTGCCATTATAATCGTGTAGTAAACatcatatccaaaacatcttataaaaTTTTACGAAAGGGGTATATCATGTTAGATTTTATATTCATTGTGTATACTTATGTGTGGTGTCAATGTGTAATCCTTTTTTTTTAAACAATGTCAATATGTAATCTTTGTTATACGTGAAATTAATAGCATGATAGTCTAGTTGATAGAACAGTaaagtctctatctctacttcttCATCTCTTCTCTACTACCTATAAACTGGACATTCCCCTCGATGGTCGCGGACATGAGCGCATGGTCGGGGCCCAACCAACGttcacttgccaacttcaac
Above is a window of Triticum dicoccoides isolate Atlit2015 ecotype Zavitan chromosome 5B, WEW_v2.0, whole genome shotgun sequence DNA encoding:
- the LOC119312386 gene encoding inorganic phosphate transporter 1-6-like, with protein sequence MAREQLEVLTALDAAKTQWYHFTAIVIAGMGFFTDAYDLFCISLVTKLLGRIYYYREGADAPGSLPPNVAAAVNGVAFCGTLSGQLFFGWLGDRMGRKRVYGMTLMCMVLCSIASGLSFGSTPGSVMATLCFFRFWLGFGIGGDYPLSATIMSEYANKKTRGAFIAAVFAMQGFGILTGGVVTLIVSAAFRAAFHTPAYQDAPLASTPPQADFVWRFILMFGAVPALMTYYWRMKMPETARYTALVAKNAKQAAADMSKVLQVDIGAEEEDPKANDGGAGAADDRNSFGLFSGEFLRRHGLHLLGTATCWFLLDIAFYSQNLFQKDIFTAINWIPKAKTMSALEEVHRIARAQTLIALCGTVPGYWFTVALIDRIGRFWIQLGGFFFMAVFMLGLAFPYHHWTTPGNHIGFVVLYGLTFFFANFGPNSTTFIVPAEIFPARLRSTCHGISAAAGKLGAIVGSFGFLYLAQNQDPAKVDHGYKAGIGVRNSLFILAACNFLGMGFTFCAPESNGLSLEELSRENEEEAPDARTVPV
- the LOC119312384 gene encoding protein phosphatase 2C 70-like is translated as MAISPLVLSGAAVATLAVLGLAVYACRRWRRGAPPAALPPSASSQGEDINRPLISDKLDDYSGPSNNLGSNNAGESTMWTNRSTTSPRTHTHPTESHPIEGEVHVIDVTNGTPEELHLGSTLKRTAEASVRASEAKHTRRASGENNNGGIPVKDITVGSHLALEVIAGPSHGINRYLQSGNMSMLPMTLGRIPQSDLVLKDSEVSGKHARIDWNPNTLRWELVDMGSLNGTFLNSRAVTHPDVGSRRWSAPAELADGDIITLGSSSKVSVQISLQNQQVPVGVGMVSDAMITRRTGKKLPMEDVSCYQYPLAGAQQFGLFAIFDGHGGDGAAKAASRILPENVAKILSQKGTIERVLTCGNASDVLKCAFDLTEAALNHQYEGCTATALLIWFDQNKDCFAQCANLGDSACIMNVDGKPIAMTEDHRVVSTTERARIAKLGNPLKDGESRICGLNLCRMLGDKFLKEQDPRFSKEPYVSPVVQISKSCSAFALIASDGLWDVITAKKAAQLVLDYKERNMGQEISADGVADHVLSEARNLRTKDNTSVIFLDFDAMRMGR